A window of the Candidatus Neomarinimicrobiota bacterium genome harbors these coding sequences:
- a CDS encoding S9 family peptidase encodes MSKVPFTAEDLYKIHFVGSPAISHAGDEIVYVDKTIEREEHKKYFSHLWMVKTDGESEPRQMTFGKTKNFMPEWAPDDSKIAFISDRNEDVSQIFILPRDGGEAKQLTDLDRGEIKEFAWAPDGEKIAIVYAKSTAPTDDDGKPEERVVRRITKKWCKIQGKGFIDNEYGQIYIVDTNTGNATQLTDTDYNHGSLSWMPDSDAIVFGANPTESEDFDLNGDRIYIQRLDEETAREIPRQDEGPASLPKVSSDGKTVAYVGHTDPDEAWGAAHQHLWLVPTDGSAPPTNVNPDFGRTIGNNLIHDMGGPPVQAAPIWSSDSQYVYVPVSNEGSIHLYRYSVATGSFEADVLQSGDLTSVTFDDDQNVMACIRANAVKPAEVHIRDLQTDTWSRLTAHNDALLDDREVVKPEEYWVDGPNGKIQSWIMKPVGFEEDKQYPNVMEIHGGPRCMYGDAFFFEFQLLASRGYTVYYCNPSGSQGYSEEFARSITNDWGSKDYVDCMTVAEYFAEFDFIDPKQAGVTGGSYGGYMTNWIIGHTDHFKAAVTQRSVVNLESMAGTSDFGFADKMEFGGYIWENPEGYRRMSPLTYVNKIETPLLIIHGEQDLRCPVEQAEQLFTALKMQNKTVEFLRFPEESHELSRSGRPDRRVVRLEAICDWFDSYVK; translated from the coding sequence ATGAGCAAAGTACCGTTTACAGCTGAAGATTTGTATAAAATCCATTTTGTTGGATCTCCGGCGATTTCCCATGCCGGGGATGAGATCGTATATGTGGACAAAACAATTGAGAGGGAAGAGCATAAAAAGTATTTCAGTCACCTCTGGATGGTGAAAACCGATGGCGAATCGGAGCCCAGGCAGATGACTTTTGGCAAGACGAAAAATTTCATGCCGGAATGGGCGCCGGATGACTCGAAAATCGCATTTATCTCGGATAGGAACGAGGACGTTTCACAGATTTTCATTTTGCCACGGGATGGAGGCGAGGCAAAGCAGTTAACCGATCTCGACCGGGGAGAAATTAAGGAGTTTGCCTGGGCGCCGGACGGCGAAAAAATTGCCATTGTCTATGCTAAATCCACGGCGCCGACGGATGACGATGGCAAACCGGAGGAGCGCGTCGTCCGTCGTATCACCAAAAAGTGGTGCAAAATCCAGGGCAAGGGATTCATCGATAACGAGTACGGACAGATTTATATTGTCGATACCAATACGGGCAACGCGACGCAACTAACGGATACCGATTACAACCATGGTTCGCTGTCGTGGATGCCGGATTCCGATGCGATAGTCTTTGGAGCTAATCCGACGGAATCGGAGGATTTCGACCTCAATGGTGATCGGATCTACATCCAGCGACTGGACGAAGAAACCGCCCGGGAGATCCCAAGACAGGATGAAGGCCCGGCATCCCTGCCCAAGGTATCTTCGGACGGTAAAACAGTAGCCTACGTGGGGCATACTGACCCCGATGAAGCGTGGGGCGCAGCCCATCAACATCTGTGGCTGGTGCCGACCGACGGCAGCGCGCCTCCCACAAACGTGAACCCGGATTTCGGGCGCACCATCGGCAATAATTTGATTCACGATATGGGCGGGCCGCCGGTCCAGGCTGCTCCCATCTGGTCCAGTGACAGCCAGTATGTGTATGTGCCGGTTAGTAATGAGGGAAGCATCCACCTTTACCGGTATTCGGTAGCAACGGGGAGTTTTGAGGCGGATGTGCTGCAGAGCGGCGATCTGACCTCGGTGACGTTTGACGATGATCAGAATGTGATGGCGTGTATACGGGCGAATGCGGTCAAGCCGGCTGAAGTGCATATCCGTGATTTGCAGACGGATACGTGGAGTCGTCTCACTGCTCATAATGATGCATTGCTGGACGACAGGGAAGTAGTAAAGCCGGAAGAATACTGGGTTGATGGCCCAAACGGGAAAATCCAGAGCTGGATTATGAAGCCTGTTGGTTTTGAAGAAGACAAACAATATCCAAACGTGATGGAAATCCATGGCGGGCCGCGCTGCATGTATGGCGACGCGTTCTTCTTCGAATTCCAGCTGCTGGCATCCAGAGGATATACGGTGTATTACTGCAATCCCAGTGGAAGCCAGGGCTACAGCGAAGAGTTTGCCCGCTCCATCACCAACGACTGGGGCTCCAAAGATTACGTGGACTGTATGACCGTTGCCGAGTATTTTGCCGAGTTCGATTTCATCGATCCGAAGCAGGCGGGCGTGACCGGCGGGAGTTACGGTGGCTATATGACTAACTGGATCATCGGCCATACGGATCACTTCAAAGCAGCGGTAACGCAACGTAGCGTGGTCAATCTTGAAAGTATGGCCGGGACCTCTGATTTCGGCTTCGCTGACAAGATGGAATTTGGCGGATACATCTGGGAGAACCCGGAGGGTTATCGTAGGATGTCGCCGTTGACTTATGTGAATAAAATCGAAACACCGCTGTTGATCATCCATGGGGAA